CCTGCAGGGGCTAGAGTAGATGGTGCGGGTGTTGCTTTGGATACAGATTTAGACGGTGTAATTGATTTACATGACAAGTGTGTAACTGTTCCTGGTCCAGTTTCTAATAATGGTTGTCCAGAAGAAAAACAAATTGTACAACAAAAGTTAGAGCAAGAAGATGAACAAATAGTAGCGATTAACAAAAACTTTGAAGGTATAGAGTTTGATCTTAATAGTGATGTCATTAGAGCTATATCTTTTGATAAGTTAGATAATGCAGTAGTTATCATGAAAACTTTAAGAACTGATAAGCAGTACTTGGTAATCGGTGCTACAGATACTAGAGGATCTGATGCTTACAACCAAAAATTATCTCAAAGAAGAGCTGAGTCTGTTGTGAGATACCTTGTTGGAAAAGGTGTTCCTAGCTCTATGTTAATTGCTGAAGGTAGAGGTAAAAAGGATTTAAAATATCCAGAATGTAACCCATACACTAAGTGTCCAGAATGGAAAAATGAAGCTAACAGAAGAGTTTACTTTAAAGCAAAATAATAGCAGAATTTGCTAATATTAGAAAGCTGTTTCACGATTGTGAGGCAGCTTTTCTTTTTTAGTTGTAACTTTGTAGCAATAGAATTAATAGTATAAAAATGAATCTACTTTTAAAAGAGTTTAGTACAAACTACCAATCAATACCTTTTGATTTAATAAAAGAAGCTGATTTTCTACCAGCATTTATTGAGCTGATAAAATCTACTGAAGAAGAAATAAAAAATATCGCTGAAAATAGTGAATCTTCTACCTTTGAAAATATAATAGAAGCTATGTCTTATTCTGGGAAACAGTTAGATGTGGTATCTAATTTGTTTTTCAATCTTAATTCGGCAGAAACAAATGATGAGTTACAAAAGATAGCACAAGAGGTTTCTCCTCTTCTTACAGAGTTTTCTTCCAAAATCTTTCAAAATCAAACACTTTTTTTACGAGTTAAGTCTGTGTATGACTCTAAGCAGAATTTAGATTTGAATGAGGAACAAACGATGTTGTTAGAACAAACCTATAAGGGATTTGTTCGTAATGGAGCTTTATTGAGTGAGGAAGATAAAAAGAAGTTAGAGGTTATCAATAAAGATTTGGCGATAAAATCTTTAACATTTGGACAAAATGTATTAGCAGCTACTAACAATTATTTTAAACATATTACAGATGTAGATAAGTTGAAAGGAATCCCCAATGATATTTTAAATCAGTATCAAGAAGAGGCTAAAAGTAGAGGATTGGAAGGCTATGTAATTACATTACAATATCCTAGTTATTTACCACTGATGACCTATGCAGAAGATAGAGCTTTAAGAAAGGAGTTAGCTGTAGCTAATGGTAAAAAAGCTTTTGATGGTGGAGAGTTTGATAATCAAAAATTGATTGAAGAAATTGTTCTTCTAAGGCAGAAAAAAGCACAGCTATTGGGTTATGAAAACTATGCAACCTATGTTCTAGAAGAAAGAATGGCTAAGTCTTCAGTAGAGGTTTTTTCTTTTCTGAATGAGCTTTTAGAAAAGGCGAGGCCTTACGCTTTAAAAGAAATAGAAGAATTAAAAACTTTAGCTGAGAAAGATGGGATTACTGATATTCAAAGCTATGATCATGCCTTCTATGCTGAAAAGTTGAGAAAACAAAAGTTTGACTTGAGTGATGAGGAACTTAAACCTTATTTTCAGTTAGATAAAGTAGAACAAGCGGTGTTTGATTTATCAAAAAATATATTTGGGTTAGAGTTTGAAGAAATAACCAATATTTCAAAGTATCACCCTGAAGTAAAGATTTACAAAGTTACGGAGCAAGGTGAATATAAAGCACTTCTTTATGTAGATTATCACCCAAGAAAAGGCAAACGAGCTGGAGCTTGGATGACAAGTTATAGAAATCAATATAAAAAGGGAAATGAGAATCATCGTCCACATATTTCGGTAGTGTGTAACTTTACTAAACCTACGGCTGACACACCTAGTTTGCTTACTTTTCAAGAGGTTACTACTTTATTCCATGAGTTTGGGCACGCTTTGCACGGTATTTTGGCTAATACACAATACCCTAATTTGTCTGGAACTTCCGTGAAATGGGATTTTGTAGAGTTACCATCTCAGTTTTTAGAAAACTATTGTTACGAGGCAGAGTTTCTTAAAACTTTTGCTAAACATTATAAAACAGGAGAGGTTCTATCTAATGAAAAGATTGAAAAAATAGCTCAATCTAAAAACTTTATGGAAGGCTATCAGACGCTTAGGCAGTTAGGTTTTGGATTGCTGGATATGCATTATCATACAACTCTTTTTTCGGACGAGGAAAAGTTGAAAATAAAAGATTTTGAAGATAAAGTAATGGCGGTTACTCAGCTTTATCCAATTCATTCCGAAACAGCAGTAAGCCCTAGCTTCTCTCATATTTTTCAAGGAGGTTATGCAGCGGGTTATTATTCTTACAAATGGGCAGAGGTTTTAGATGCAGATGCGTTTCAGTACTTTAAAGAGAACGGAATTTTTAATCAAGAGTTAGCTGAAAAATACAAACAACTTTTATCCAGCGGAGGTACTATAGACCCTATGGTTCTATATAAAAACTTTAGAGGGAGGGAGCCTAAAGTTGAAAGTTTACTAAAACGGGCTTTTGGATAAAAATAAGATAAAAAGAGGCTGCCAAAATTTTAGGGCAGCCTCTCTTACTATGAAAAAAACTATTTTTTAATTAAAAATCTAGTGTGATAGAGAATCTAGCTAAAGCACCTACAATAGATCTTGCAAAGATAATATCACCATCTTTTTTATTACCGAAAGTACCATCACCTTCTGTAAGTCCTATATTATTAGTTATATTGGTAGCGTCTAGAGCAAATCTAATATTCTTAATTTGATAGGAAGCACCAGCGTCAAGAACTCCGAATCCTTTCAATACAAAAGTATTTCCTTCGTCGTTATATTTTGTTCCGTAGTGAGAATATCTAGCGTAAACATTAAGCCCTTTAGTAATATCATAAGAAGGTCTTATAGAGAAGAATGTTTTAGGGATTCTTCTAGCCTGATTTCCTACATAAGACGCATTAGATGCGAATTTAGTATATTCTGGTTTTTGAAATGTAGCATTGGCAGAAACCGAAAAATTATGATATCTGTATTGAGCTTCTAGTTCTAGTCCTAGGTTTCTAACATCAGCAAGTAACGCTTCAGATTTACCTCCAGCTACAATGTCTCCGTAGAAAATGTTTTTCAAATTCATTAGGAAAGCACTACCATATAGGGCAAAGTTATGGCTTATTTGTCCAGTGTATCCTAGTTCACTTTGGTTAACTGTAGTAGGCTTTATTAGAGAAAGGTTTTTATTAGCGTTATCATAGAAAGCCTCCTCAATAGGTGCTCTAAATCCATGGCTCTGTCTAAAATATACTGCCATTTTATTATTGATTTTGTAGTTTAGGGCGGCAGTGTAGCCTACTTTATTTAAGTTATATGACCAATAAGTAAACGGAGCTCCTTGAACGGTAGTTACTTTATCATCAGCTGTGCTATTAGGTAATACACCTAAGTTTTCTGATGAAAATCTAGCATTGTCTCTATAGCCTTTGTACTTATTGATGTCATATCTAACACCTACATTGGCATTGAATTTATCGTTTATCTCTATATCAGCATTAGCAAAAAAAGCATTTACATTTCCTGTAAGTCCAGCTTGTCTTTCTAACCAAGTGATTTGGGAAACACCGTTGTAAGTATAGTTGGTACCTGTGGAAGTGTCTTGTAAGTTAACTAGCCTTGGTTTATCTGAAGCTGTAACAAGGAAGCTATTCCAGTTCCAATAGTGGTCAGATGACCAGTTGGAGTAATAATGTCCTACATTTAATTTTACCTTATCTAAATCTATATTGAAATTAAGATTATTGGCTAAATTTTGCATGTTTTTTCTTATAAACCAAAGGTCAGCTCTTTTAAGCTTTTCGTTAGGATCTAGAACACCTCCACCATTTACATAAGTAAAGAAAGCGTTTGCTCTGTCAATATTTAAGTTGTCAGAATATTCATTTTGAGAGACAATAGAACCCATCCAAGAAGGTGCAAAAATAGCATTGTAATCCTGATTAATTGATGTAAATTTCATGTTATTATGAACAGTAACAACATCGGATAATTTATATTTGAGCTCTGTACCTATAGCGTGAGAGACAGGGTGTACTCCATTTCTTAAATCAGTTTCAAAAAAGCCTCCACCATACTGAGGTACTCTAATTTGTGCCATTTCCATAGAGGCGAAAGTACCGTAGTTAGGATCGAAGCCAGGGTAAGCTTTTACGCCGTTTCCATTTTTAATAAAGGGAGTTACTTGGTAGAACATTGCTCTGTCATTAAGATATTTGTAATATACTCTAGCGTAACCTTTATCAAATTTGTAAGTAAGGTTTAGTTTAATTTGTCCACCCCTGTTGGCTTTAAATCCAGGAGACCTCATCCCGTTATCCTCCCTATAAAAACCTCCAGCGTTAAAGAATAATTTATCTTGAACTAAAGCACCACCAATATTAAAATCAGTTCTGAATAATCCAAATGTACTTGTAGATAATTTTAAGGTTCCTTTAGTATCATTTTGTCCTGTTTTGGAAATGAAGTTAACAATACCACCAGGAGCACCTGATGCGAATACAGATGCTGTACCACCTCTAACAGCTTCTACACCTTGTAGGGTAAGGTCTAACCTTTGGAAGTTATCAATATTAGCAAATTGTAAGGCTCCATCTTCAAATATAGGAAGCCCGTCTTCTTGAATCTGAACATACTCATAAGCTCCTGCGGAAGGGATACCTCTTGCGAAAAGGTTGTTTCCAACCTCACCTCCTGAGTTTTCAGCTAAAAACCCTGGTACATATTGTAATATGTCTGCAGTAGATTGAGGGGCTTTCTGTTGAATGTCTTTTGCTTTCATTGTTGTGATAGCAATACTAGACTCAATTCTTTTCTTAGGGTTGGCACTCCCTGTAATAATTACTTCTTCAACATTATTTACTTTAACAGAATCTTTCTGTGTAGTTTGAGCAAAGGTATTGTTGAAGTAAAAAGTAGCAACACCTGCTAGTAGTAAAAAGGATTTTCTTTTCATATCAAAAAAATTATAGGTTAAATATTTTTTTCATTTTAACATAAATGGCATTAGTCCAACCAAAGCCATCTTGATTTGGGTATTCTCCACCTGTAGCTATATTCTCGGTGTTTATAGCATCGTATTTCTCCATTAGTTTTCCAGTTTTTTTATAAGTGTTCTCTACATTAGAACACCACTTTTGAGCTATTTCTTTAGCTGTTTGGTCGTAACCGTAGTTCATTAAGCCTTTGCAAGCTATCCATTGTAGAGGAGCCCAAGCATTTGGGGAATCCCATTGTTGACCGCTATTGTTGGTAGTGGTAACTAGCCCTCCTTTGTATAAAAATTTATTTTCTATAATATCTTTTATACATTCGGCTTGTGATTGGCTTGCTACCCCGATAAATAGAGGATATGCTATACCTAGATGGTTGGTGTTTACTATTTTTTGTTTCGTGATGTGATAGTCACCATAGGTCTTAAACTCGTCACTCCATAGATATTTATGGATAGCTTTCTTTCTGTTTTCAGCTCTAATGGAGTATTCTTCTGATTTTTCTTTGTCATTTATCAAGAGATAAATTTTAGATAATAGATTTTCTGCATTCCATAAAAGGGCATTGAGGTCTGGGGTTACTAAATTTAATGTATAAATAGACTTCAAATCTTTAGAATCTTCTAACCATCTACTGGAGAAATCCCAACCAGATTCGCAAGCAGCTCTTATATTTCTATAAAAGTTACTCTTATTATTTGTATTTTGAGCTTCTTTTAAATCTATCATATAGCTTTCTGGTCTAGGAGTGTCATAGTTATCATAGTATCTATTAAGTAACTCACCATTAGGCATCTTTGTTAATCTTAAGAAATGTGTTTTAAAGTCTTCATTTTCGCCTTTCATCCAGAATTTATATTCCTTTTCTAGAACCTCAAGGTATTTTATAAGCAAGTCATTCTCATTACTTTCTAATTTGGCATAAAGTTGAAGCATTAGCGAAAAGTAAGGTGGTTGAGATCTTCCTAAAAAATAAGTTCTATTACCATTTGGAACAAAACCATATTCACTAATGAGATGAGCCGCATTATCTAGCATATTTAGAATCATATCTTTTTTTCCATATTCTTCTAAACCTAGCATAATATAATAGCTGTCCCAGTAAAAAAACTCATTGAATCTTCCTCCAGGTACTACGTAGGTGTTGGGTAATTTTATTCTTGTTCCAGTATTTTCTATTGTACTTCTTTCAAGCTTTGTCCATAGTTGTTCTATGTGATGCTCTATGGGTAATAGGGAATGGCTACTTGTTTCTACTTCAAAAACTACAGGCATATCCAAGCGAAAGTATTTGGTAACAAATTCTTTTAGATTAAAATCCTTAGAATCTTTACTTGATAGGTATGCGGCATTAATTTCTTCTATAGACATCAAAGGTATAGCATCAGCCATGGTTTTCTGATCTTTGAATATTTCTTGAGATTGTACAGCGTGAAATATATCTGATATAGAATCTATATAGTGCAACATGGTTTACGAGTTTACTTTTTTATTAACTTGATTGAATGCTATTACTGATATAAGCAATAAAGACAAAGGAAACAATGAAAAATAGAATGCTTTTTGTCCACTAAATGCTTGAAATACAGAGCCTGTAATAATGGAACCTATGGTGCCTCCTATAGCTGAAAAAACAACAATAAGACCAGACATAGAGCTATGTAAGTGTTTAGGAGTGGAGGCTAGTACAATAGAATTGATACAAGGGTATATTGGTGATAAAAATAAGCCCATAAGAGGGAAGAGATAGATGACTAAAGGAGCGTTAAGCCAGCTAATGTTTTCGGAGTGAGTTATATTCTGCGTAAGAGGAAGTACAAGTAACAGACTTACCGTAAAACCTAGTATACAAAAAATAACAATACTAATCCATGAGAATTTTTGAGAGAAAAAACCAGATAAGAACCTGCCTAGAGCAAAAGCTCCTGCTAAAATAGCACCAGCTTGTATTCCCATACTTGCAGGAACTTTTAATATCTCGTTGTAAAATGTCGGTGTCCATGTTTGGAAACTCTGCTCTACAAGCACAAACAAAAAAGCAGATGCTAAAAATATAAGAACATTAGTCATTTTAAAGAGATTGATACTAGACTTTAAATCATCTATTAAGGAATTTGATTTAAGTTTAGCTTCTGATTCGTCAAATTTGGCAGACCATAAAAATGCGAACGAAATAAGAGACATTGTTCCTAAAATCCAATAAACATTAGTCCAGTTAAGTGATTTTGAATCAGCATCATCTATAAAGAAACTGAACAATAAATTACCAAATAAAACACCTATCATAAAGAAACCTTCTAGAAATCCCATGAGGCTGGTGTGTTCTTTTGTAGATGAGGTTACTAAACCAATGGAAGTGAACACAGATATTTTAATAAGAGCAAAGGACAGTCCTACTATTAAAAATAAAAGTTTGAACATCCAAAAAGAAGAACTAAAAGGCATTAAAAAACATAGTAGTGAGACTAATGCTAAACCTATAAGCATAGATTTCTTAATGCCTATTTTGGGTAAAAAAGAAGCGAGGATAAAAGAGCCTATTGCAATAGGTAAATCTTTGAACCCTTCTAATACACTAGCATTGGCTTTGGAAATATCAAAGTTTCTTTGTACTTGTAAGATGACACTCCCTACAGAGTTAAGCAATATAGCAAAAACAAAGTAGTTTAAAAATAGGGCTATTTTAATTCTAGTAGTAGACATTCTTTTTTTTGCTAAAGTAATATGAGTAATTTAAGATAGTTTTAACAATATAAATCATTTTTTGTACTATATTAATAATTTAAATATATTTACATAGTTTTTATATAAAATATAATGAAAATAAATTTTGAGACTATTTTGCCAGATCCTCATTCTAGTTTTAAAGTAAAACATATAGACTTTTCTATAAAGGAAGTAAATTGGGAATATCACTATCATCCAGAAGTAGAAATAGTATGTGTAATATCAGGTACAGGTACTAGGCATGTTGGGTATAATAAGAGCAATTATATAGATGGAGATTTGGTATTGATTGGTAAAAATATACCTCATTCAGGGTTTGGAATAGATTCTACGGATCCTCATGAGGAGATAGTAGTTCAGTTTAATGAAAAGTTAATTCTTTCCTTATCTCATACGGAAGAATTTATACCTATTAAAAATCTTCTAGATAAAGCAAAATTAGGTATTGCTTTTACTACCGAATTTAAAAATAAAATACTTCCTAAGTTTTATAAAATGACTCAAAAAAGAGGTATGAAGCGTTTTCTTCTTCTCTTAGAAATTTTGCATCAAATGTCTAATGAAAAAGATTATACCTTGTTAAATGATAAAATAATGCCATATCAGCTTATTACAAAAAATAAAGATAAGTTGGAAAAAGTCTTTACATTTTTAGAGGAAAACTATCATAAGCCCATAGAAATAGAGTCTATAGCTAAGCTAACCAATATGACCTTACCAGCCTTTTGTAACTTTTTTAAAAAAACAACACATCTTACTTTTACAGAGTATCTTAATAGGTATAGGGTAGATAAAGCTTGTAAACTTTTAGCTGAAGACTATTCTATTTCTGATGTAGCTTATATGGTAGGTTTTAACAGTGTGAGCTACTTCAATAGAAACTTTAATAAGTTTCTTAATGAAAGTCCTACTAATTTTAAAAAAACAATAAAAAGATAAAGGTTTATATAATCTAGCCTTTAAAATAATTCCATAGCACTACAAATAGCATAGCTACCCCAAGCGAGAAATTAAATAAACTACTCGCAAGAAATCCTATAAAAGCCCCTTTGGTAGAATTGTAGGCTTTGAGGTAGTTTTTGCTGTCGTGTAACATTTCTCCAATAAAAACCCCTAGAAACATACCTATTAAAAATCCAAAAGGAATTGGTAGAAAAAATCCTACTAAAGTTCCTACAATAGAGCCAATGCTGCCCCATTTAGTGCCTCCATAGCGTTTGTTTAGCTTTGCAGGAATAAGGTAATTTAAAACTAAAGAGGCTAAAGATAGAAGTCCAAAAGTCCAAATATATATCATGGATAGATTGGCATCATTACCAAATTTGTAGAGCAGCACTCCTGCAAAACTTAATAAAATACCAGGTAATACAGGAAGTATAGTGCCTAGTATACCAATAATGACCATAATGATACTAATAATAGTTACCCAATCTTGCGTTGTCATAATACTATAAAATTTGGTTAAAAGTACATATTTAGTACCATCTAAACAAACCTATTTTCTTATTTTTGCCAATATGAATGAGGAGATAAAAGACACTAAAGATTTTTTACAAAAAATAAGTGATCAAATTCATTTTTGGATAAAGGCAGAGATGCCTGATGGAATTATTTTGTTGTGTCAAATAGCAGCAAAACTATTCTTACTTTTAGTGATATTGGTTGCCTTGGATTTTTTATTTAAAATTTCATTTAACGCCTTATTTTTAGTTTTTAGAAAGTACACACAAAAACCAATTCTTAGGGCTTTTTATGAGAGTAAAATTTTAAATTCGGTAGCTCATTTTTTTGCTATTAGAATTACTCAGGAAATGATTTATTCTATTTTCTATAGACACCCTAAAAGTCATAGTATTTTAGAAACATTCTTTTCGTTAATGTTTGTACTAGCGTTTGCTATACTGTATTTTAGGTTGCTTAAAACTACCGAAAAATATTATGTTTTTAAAGGTGACTTTTATCGAATTACAGGTATTAGAGCCGTTACACAATCCCTCAAAATATTAGGTTATATTATATTTATTTTTGTGGGAGTTTCGGTGCTATTTCATATCAAAGCGTCTACTATTTTAGGTAGTTTAGGGGCAATGACGGCGGTGATACTTCTTGTCTTTAGAGATACTATTTTGGGTTTTGTTACAGGTATTCATGTCTCTACCTCTAGAAATCTAAAAGTAGGTGATTGGATAGGAATTCCAAAGTATAACATTGAAGGTACAATAGAAGATATTAACCTATTGACGACAAAAATTCAGAATTTTGATAAAACAGTATCTACCATACCTACTTACGACTTGCTTTCTACGGAGATTAAAAATCTTCAGATAATGTCTGAAACCAATACTAGGAGAATAAAGAAAGCTATTATTTTCAATATTAAATCATTTAAGTTTATAGATAATGAAATGATGGCGAAGTTGTCTAAAATTAACCTAGTTAAAGACTATTTAGAAGAAAAAAATGCTAAAATTTCAGAAGCAAAAAAGAGAATTGCTAACTCTTCTGAGATTATCAATGGGCCACAACTTACCAATATTGGTACATTTAGAGTGTACGCTCTTAACTATTTAAAAAATAATGATAATATAGAACAAGAAAGTCCGCTGATGGTAAGACAGCTAGAAATTACAGCCCAAGGACTTCCTCTGGAAATTTATTGTTTTACGAATAACTCTAAGTGGGAGAATTACGAGCAGATACAAGCAGATATTTTTGACCATCTTCTCGTAGCGGCACAGGTGTTTGATTTGGAGGTAATGCAAGTCAGTATCAAAGTATAATGTTAAATATCAATAATATAAAATAATGACCAAACTAAGCGTAAATATAAATAAAATAGCCACTCTGAGAAATGCTAGAGGTGGCGATGTGCCGAGTGTAACTCAGGTGGCTGTAGATGCTCAAAAATTTGGAGCACAAGGAATTACCATACACCCAAGACCAGATGAAAGACATATTACCAGAAAAGATGTGTACGATTTAAAACCACTGGTAACCACTGAGTTTAATATTGAAGGTAATCCTCATCGTCCGTTTATAGATATGGTGTTGGAGGTAAAGCCAGAGCAGGTAACATTGGTGCCAGATGCAGATGATGCTATTACTTCTAATGCAGGGTGGGATTGTAAAGTGCATTTAGATTTTTTGAAAAATGTTATAGCCGAATTTAAAGCAGAAGGGATAAGAACTTCTATCTTTTTAGATCCTAATCCAGAGATGGTAAAATACGCAGCCGAGACAGGTACGGATAGAATA
The genomic region above belongs to Riemerella anatipestifer and contains:
- a CDS encoding M3 family metallopeptidase, with amino-acid sequence MNLLLKEFSTNYQSIPFDLIKEADFLPAFIELIKSTEEEIKNIAENSESSTFENIIEAMSYSGKQLDVVSNLFFNLNSAETNDELQKIAQEVSPLLTEFSSKIFQNQTLFLRVKSVYDSKQNLDLNEEQTMLLEQTYKGFVRNGALLSEEDKKKLEVINKDLAIKSLTFGQNVLAATNNYFKHITDVDKLKGIPNDILNQYQEEAKSRGLEGYVITLQYPSYLPLMTYAEDRALRKELAVANGKKAFDGGEFDNQKLIEEIVLLRQKKAQLLGYENYATYVLEERMAKSSVEVFSFLNELLEKARPYALKEIEELKTLAEKDGITDIQSYDHAFYAEKLRKQKFDLSDEELKPYFQLDKVEQAVFDLSKNIFGLEFEEITNISKYHPEVKIYKVTEQGEYKALLYVDYHPRKGKRAGAWMTSYRNQYKKGNENHRPHISVVCNFTKPTADTPSLLTFQEVTTLFHEFGHALHGILANTQYPNLSGTSVKWDFVELPSQFLENYCYEAEFLKTFAKHYKTGEVLSNEKIEKIAQSKNFMEGYQTLRQLGFGLLDMHYHTTLFSDEEKLKIKDFEDKVMAVTQLYPIHSETAVSPSFSHIFQGGYAAGYYSYKWAEVLDADAFQYFKENGIFNQELAEKYKQLLSSGGTIDPMVLYKNFRGREPKVESLLKRAFG
- a CDS encoding TonB-dependent receptor produces the protein MKRKSFLLLAGVATFYFNNTFAQTTQKDSVKVNNVEEVIITGSANPKKRIESSIAITTMKAKDIQQKAPQSTADILQYVPGFLAENSGGEVGNNLFARGIPSAGAYEYVQIQEDGLPIFEDGALQFANIDNFQRLDLTLQGVEAVRGGTASVFASGAPGGIVNFISKTGQNDTKGTLKLSTSTFGLFRTDFNIGGALVQDKLFFNAGGFYREDNGMRSPGFKANRGGQIKLNLTYKFDKGYARVYYKYLNDRAMFYQVTPFIKNGNGVKAYPGFDPNYGTFASMEMAQIRVPQYGGGFFETDLRNGVHPVSHAIGTELKYKLSDVVTVHNNMKFTSINQDYNAIFAPSWMGSIVSQNEYSDNLNIDRANAFFTYVNGGGVLDPNEKLKRADLWFIRKNMQNLANNLNFNIDLDKVKLNVGHYYSNWSSDHYWNWNSFLVTASDKPRLVNLQDTSTGTNYTYNGVSQITWLERQAGLTGNVNAFFANADIEINDKFNANVGVRYDINKYKGYRDNARFSSENLGVLPNSTADDKVTTVQGAPFTYWSYNLNKVGYTAALNYKINNKMAVYFRQSHGFRAPIEEAFYDNANKNLSLIKPTTVNQSELGYTGQISHNFALYGSAFLMNLKNIFYGDIVAGGKSEALLADVRNLGLELEAQYRYHNFSVSANATFQKPEYTKFASNASYVGNQARRIPKTFFSIRPSYDITKGLNVYARYSHYGTKYNDEGNTFVLKGFGVLDAGASYQIKNIRFALDATNITNNIGLTEGDGTFGNKKDGDIIFARSIVGALARFSITLDF
- a CDS encoding trehalase family glycosidase, whose protein sequence is MLHYIDSISDIFHAVQSQEIFKDQKTMADAIPLMSIEEINAAYLSSKDSKDFNLKEFVTKYFRLDMPVVFEVETSSHSLLPIEHHIEQLWTKLERSTIENTGTRIKLPNTYVVPGGRFNEFFYWDSYYIMLGLEEYGKKDMILNMLDNAAHLISEYGFVPNGNRTYFLGRSQPPYFSLMLQLYAKLESNENDLLIKYLEVLEKEYKFWMKGENEDFKTHFLRLTKMPNGELLNRYYDNYDTPRPESYMIDLKEAQNTNNKSNFYRNIRAACESGWDFSSRWLEDSKDLKSIYTLNLVTPDLNALLWNAENLLSKIYLLINDKEKSEEYSIRAENRKKAIHKYLWSDEFKTYGDYHITKQKIVNTNHLGIAYPLFIGVASQSQAECIKDIIENKFLYKGGLVTTTNNSGQQWDSPNAWAPLQWIACKGLMNYGYDQTAKEIAQKWCSNVENTYKKTGKLMEKYDAINTENIATGGEYPNQDGFGWTNAIYVKMKKIFNL
- a CDS encoding MFS transporter, translating into MSTTRIKIALFLNYFVFAILLNSVGSVILQVQRNFDISKANASVLEGFKDLPIAIGSFILASFLPKIGIKKSMLIGLALVSLLCFLMPFSSSFWMFKLLFLIVGLSFALIKISVFTSIGLVTSSTKEHTSLMGFLEGFFMIGVLFGNLLFSFFIDDADSKSLNWTNVYWILGTMSLISFAFLWSAKFDESEAKLKSNSLIDDLKSSINLFKMTNVLIFLASAFLFVLVEQSFQTWTPTFYNEILKVPASMGIQAGAILAGAFALGRFLSGFFSQKFSWISIVIFCILGFTVSLLLVLPLTQNITHSENISWLNAPLVIYLFPLMGLFLSPIYPCINSIVLASTPKHLHSSMSGLIVVFSAIGGTIGSIITGSVFQAFSGQKAFYFSLFPLSLLLISVIAFNQVNKKVNS
- a CDS encoding AraC family transcriptional regulator; its protein translation is MKINFETILPDPHSSFKVKHIDFSIKEVNWEYHYHPEVEIVCVISGTGTRHVGYNKSNYIDGDLVLIGKNIPHSGFGIDSTDPHEEIVVQFNEKLILSLSHTEEFIPIKNLLDKAKLGIAFTTEFKNKILPKFYKMTQKRGMKRFLLLLEILHQMSNEKDYTLLNDKIMPYQLITKNKDKLEKVFTFLEENYHKPIEIESIAKLTNMTLPAFCNFFKKTTHLTFTEYLNRYRVDKACKLLAEDYSISDVAYMVGFNSVSYFNRNFNKFLNESPTNFKKTIKR
- a CDS encoding DUF456 domain-containing protein encodes the protein MTTQDWVTIISIIMVIIGILGTILPVLPGILLSFAGVLLYKFGNDANLSMIYIWTFGLLSLASLVLNYLIPAKLNKRYGGTKWGSIGSIVGTLVGFFLPIPFGFLIGMFLGVFIGEMLHDSKNYLKAYNSTKGAFIGFLASSLFNFSLGVAMLFVVLWNYFKG
- a CDS encoding mechanosensitive ion channel family protein, with the translated sequence MNEEIKDTKDFLQKISDQIHFWIKAEMPDGIILLCQIAAKLFLLLVILVALDFLFKISFNALFLVFRKYTQKPILRAFYESKILNSVAHFFAIRITQEMIYSIFYRHPKSHSILETFFSLMFVLAFAILYFRLLKTTEKYYVFKGDFYRITGIRAVTQSLKILGYIIFIFVGVSVLFHIKASTILGSLGAMTAVILLVFRDTILGFVTGIHVSTSRNLKVGDWIGIPKYNIEGTIEDINLLTTKIQNFDKTVSTIPTYDLLSTEIKNLQIMSETNTRRIKKAIIFNIKSFKFIDNEMMAKLSKINLVKDYLEEKNAKISEAKKRIANSSEIINGPQLTNIGTFRVYALNYLKNNDNIEQESPLMVRQLEITAQGLPLEIYCFTNNSKWENYEQIQADIFDHLLVAAQVFDLEVMQVSIKV
- a CDS encoding pyridoxine 5'-phosphate synthase, whose protein sequence is MTKLSVNINKIATLRNARGGDVPSVTQVAVDAQKFGAQGITIHPRPDERHITRKDVYDLKPLVTTEFNIEGNPHRPFIDMVLEVKPEQVTLVPDADDAITSNAGWDCKVHLDFLKNVIAEFKAEGIRTSIFLDPNPEMVKYAAETGTDRIELYTEAYAKGYTKNREQAILPYIKTAEEAINNGLGINAGHDLSLENLKYFSDEIPNLLEVSIGHALISEALYLGLENTIQSYLKRLAKW